Below is a window of Methylosinus sp. PW1 DNA.
CCTGCCTGTCACTTTCGGGATTCGAGACGGGCGGCGGCCTGCGCCTGCGCCAGCGGGCGGCGACGGCTGCGCAATCCCGGAGCGGGCCAGACCGATATTCCGCCTGACAAGGAGCTCAGCTCTTGGCAAAAGGGTGGCGGCGCGAGAATCTTGTCGCGTCGCGCGGCCCTCGCACTCTCCTCCTGCCGAAGTTTGCTCATGACCACTCCGATCGTTCGCTTCGCGCCCTCGCCGACCGGCCGCATCCATATCGGCAATGCGCGTCCGGCCCTGCTGAACTATTTGTACGCCCTCTCCCACCATGGAAGATTCGTGCTGCGATTCGATGACACCGATCTGGCCCGCTCGAGCGAGGAGTTCGCGCAGGCGATCGAGGTCGATCTCGCCTGGCTCGGCGTGCGGCCGGATGTGGTGGTGCGGCAGTCGCAGCGCGTCGCACATTATGAGGCGGCGGCGGCGCGTCTCGAGGCGGCGGGCCTGCTCTATCCCTGCTACGAGACGCCGGAGGAATTGGAGAAGCGCCGCAAATTGCAGCAGGCGCGCGGACTGCCGCCCGTCTATGACCGCGCCGCGCTGAAGCTTTCGGTCGAGGAGCGCGCGCGGCTCGCGGCGGAGGGGCGCAAGCCGCATTGGCGTTTCAAGCTGCCGGCGGGCGTCGTGGAATGGCGCGATCTCGTGCGCGGCGATTGCGCGATCGACTGCGCCACTCTGTCCGATCCGGTGCTGCTGCGCGAGGATGGCAGCTTTCTCTACACGCTCCCTTCGGTGGTGGACGACATAGAGCTGGGCGTCACTCATGTGATTCGCGGCGAGGATCATGTGACCAATACGGCGGTGCAGATTCGCCTGTTTCAGGCGCTGGCGCCGGGGCATGCGCATCCCGTCTTCGCGCATCACAATCTTCTCGTCGGCGGCGCGGGCGAGGCGCTTTCCAAGCGCACCGGCTCGCTCGCCATCGCCTCGCTGCGCGAGGAGGGTTATGAGGCTCTCGCCGTGGCGGCGCTCGCCGTGCTCACCGGCTCCTCGGACAGCGTGCATGCGGTGCGCTCGCTCGGCGATCTCGCGCATTCTTTCGATCTCGCGCATCTCTCGCGCAACGCCGCGCGTTTCGATCCCGCCGATCTAGGCCCGCTCACCCATCGCACGCTGGCGATATTGGAATATGACGACGTGCGCGAGCGCTTGGAGGCGCATGACATCGTCGGCTTCAAGGCCGAGCCCTTCTGGCGCGCGGTGCGGGGGAATTTGACGCGCTTCGCCGATGTGCTGGACTGGTGGCGCGTCGTCGAGGGCGAGATCGAGCCGATCCGCGAGGATGCGGAGTTTTTGGCGCAGGCGCAGGCGCTGCTGCCGGCCGAGCCCTGGGACGAGACCACCTGGTCCGCCTGGACCAGCGCGGTGAAGGCGGGCACGGGCCGCAAGGGCAAGGCGCTGTTTCATCCATTGCGCGTCGCGCTCACCGGCGCGGAGACTGGGCCGGAACTGTCGCTGCTGCTGCCGCTGATCGGCCATGCGCGGGCCGTCGCGCGGCTGTCGGGGGCGTGAGGGCGCGCGCCCGTCAGAAACACCGCACCTGCGCTTCCGCCTGGGCGCGGCGCAACTCCTCCAGCGCCTCCTTGGCGAGGCGCGAGTTGCGGAACAGCGAGCCGATCTGCCCCGCTTGCTGATCCATGCTGGCGACCGTCTCGGCCGAGACATAGCGCTCATAGGGCAATATGGAGGCGACGATGTCGATGGAGCAGGAGCATTGCTCCAGCGCCTGCCGCGAATCGCCATTGGCCTTCATGCAGCCGAACACATAATCCGCCCGCGCCGAGGTCGGATAATCATTGAGATCGGCGGCGCGCGCGGGAAGCGCGGCGGCGAGGGCGAAGAGGCAAGCGGCGGCGGCGCGGAGCATGGGGTCGATCCTGTAATGGCTGCGACCGCATTGGCCTAGCGCAAGCGCACGGCGGATCGCAAGCGCGCCCGCGCTTGACAAAAATAAATAGGAGTCCTAATAAAACTCCATGACGCCCTTCGACGCCATCACCACCCCTCTGCCCCGCCGACTGCGCGAGGGGCTCGACCGCATCGCCGCCGCAATGCGCGCCGATGAATGGGGCGTCGCGGAGGAGGCCGGGCTAACCCCCACTCAATTGCACGCGCTCACCTTCATCGCCGGCCGCGGAGAGGCGGGGATGCGCCTGCGCGCGGTGGCCGAGCATTTGGGCGTCACCCAGCCGACGGCCACCGATTCCATCGCCGCGCTCGCACGCAAGGGCCTCGTCACCAAGCTCGCCGATCCCGCCGACAAGCGCGCCATCGCCATTCGCGTGACGCCGGCGGGCTGCGACGTCGTGCGCGCCATCGGCCTCGCCATGACCTCGGCGGAAAGGGCGCTGGAGACGCTGACGCCGCAAGAGCAGCAGACGCTGCTCGATCTGGTCATCAAGACGATCCGCGCCTTGCAGAAGGCCGAGGCCATTCCGCCGCAGCGGCTCTGCGTCAGCTGCCGCCATTTTCGTCCGCACGCCCATGCGGACGCCGAGCTTCCGCATCATTGCGCGCTCGTCGACGCGGCGTTCGGCGGCCGTCATTTGCGCCTGGATTGCCCGGAGCATGATCCGGCGCCGCCGGCGGAGAGCGAGACGGCCTGGAGCCTTTTCGCGCATCGCGACGCGCAGCAGGCGGGAGCCTGAGACGCCTCGCAAATTCTCGAGCCGCTCGGGGTTCCAGGGCCGCTGGCCCGTGGCGGGCTCGCAGAAGAATGGCGCGCCGTTCGTAGACGGCGCGCAGGAAGCAGAAGAGAGGAGGACCAAGGCCATGGCGACGAAAGCGATTTTCTACCACGCCGGATGCCCCGTTTGCGCGGATGCGGAGACGGCCTTCGCCAAAGCGCTCGACCCGCAAGTCTTCGATGTCGAGATCGTGCATCTCGGCGAGGACAAGGCGCGGCTCGGCGAGGCCGAGGCGGCCGGCGTCAAATCCGTGCCCGCCTTTGTCATCGACGGGCGCGCCTATCACATTAATTTCGGCGCCGATCTCTCCGCGCTGAAATAGACCACCGACGACCCCCCGCCGTTGTCACTTCGGCGACTCCGAACTGCCTCGCCGAGCTATGCTCGCGCGAGGCCTTTTTTTCAGCGAACCCTGTCCATGACCCCTGTGATCGAGACCCTATTCGCGGCGCCGGCGCTCATCTCTCTCGGCCCGCGCGCGGCGCCGAGCGGCATCGCCAAAAGCGCGGCGCCGCCGCCCTGGCGCATATTGCGCGACGGCCTCGACGGCGATCGTCAGGGCGATCTGCGCCATCACGGCGGGCCGGAGAAGGCGCTGCATCATTATCCGCGCGATCATTACGACGCCTGGGCGACGGAGGAGCCGGCGCTCGGCGAAGCGCTCGCGGCGCCGCCGGCCTTCGGCGAGAATATTTCGACTCTGGGCGTGACCGAGCGCGACATCTGCATCGGCGACATCTTCGCATTGGGCTCGGCGCTGCTGCAGGTGAGCCAGGGCCGCCAGCCCTGCTGGAAGCTGAATGTGCGTTTCGCGCGCCCGGATATGGCGCGGCGCGTTCAGACGAGCGGGCGCACTGGCTGGTATTACCGCGTGCTGCGCGAGGGCGTCGCCGAGCCGGGCGCGCATCTCCAGCGCGTGGAGCGGCCGCTGCCGGAGTGGCCTTTGTCGCGGCTCAATGAATTGCTCTATCTGCGCATGCTCGATCGCGATGCGCTGGCGCAAATGGCCGAGCTGGCGCCGCTCGCGCGCAATTGGCGAGAGCTGGCCGCGCGCCGTCTCGCGCGCGGCGCGGTGGAGGACTGGTCCACGCGCCTCGACGGCGCGTGAGAGCGTCGCGCGCTGCCGAACGCAGGCGGCGCATCAGGCCGGCAGAAGGCCCTTGCGCAAATTCTCGCCCGCGAGCGTGATGATGCGGCCGACGGCGGCGGGATCGGCGAGCCAGGCCTCTATGCGCGGATGGGTGAGCTGCGCCGGCGTGCTGCGGCGATAGACCTTGTAACATTCGGCGAGATAGTACGGCAGCGACACGAATTCGCCGACCTCGCTCGAGAGATGATAATTCTCGAGCTTGAATGTGTAGCTGCCCTGCACGCCGAAATATTCGCCGATCGGCGGATAGATGGGGAATATCTCCGCGCGTCCGAGATCGTCGATCGCGTAATAGTCGCCATTGACGGGCGCCGGAGTCGGCAGGCCGGCATGGGCGAAAAATTTCTTGGCGAGATCGAAGAGCACGAACGGCCGCGGATGCACCAGCGAATACATGAACACGCCGCGGCGCGACCAATTGGCGATCTCGCCGGAGAGATCCATGCCGTATTTGCGCTTGCCGGTCTCGACCAGCTCGTTCACGGCGTCGTTCCAGACGTCGAAATAGCCGAGCGCCTCGAAGACATTGCGGTTGAACAGCGCATGCGCCTCCTCCACCGAGAGGCCGCGGCGGAAGGCGAAGACGGCGAGCGCCGAGTGATAGGGGCCGACGGGGCCGATGGTCGGCGCATGGCCGCGCGTCTCGTCGAGAAGATAGATGAGGTCGGGGTGGAAGGCGGAGAAGGTGATCGCCGGGATCATGATCACTTTGTCCAAGAGCTCGCACAGCTCCGCCGAGCCGCCGCCGCGCACAGGCCCGTGCAGAAACTCGTGGCAGAACACATAGTCGTAGGTGGCGAGCGTCTTGGCGAGCAGCTTTATGTCGGCGAGCGTCTTGGCGATCGCCGAGAAATGCGAGACGCGCGCGGAAGGGTCGAGCAGCTTCATCGCATAGGCGAGACCGAAAGCCTGACAATTGCCGATGACGGCGATGCGCGGCCCGGTGAGGCGCGGCCCTTTCGAATAGAAGGGCGCGAGCCGCGGCTCGACGAGATGACTGTACCAGGAGCGGATGATCTGCCGGTCGATCTGAGACAACATGCGCGCGTTATGCCATTTCGTCGCGGCCCGAAATCGAAGTCGGCGCCGAAGGATGACAAGCGCCCGGTCGCCGTTTATGCTCCCGGCCGCATCGATGAAGCCGCCGCATTCATCCCATTCCGGCGCGCTGTTCTCGCCTTTGTGAGGGCGGATCGCGCGTCTTGGATGAACCCTGCTCGACGAGCCATGCGGCCGGCGGCTTTCCAGGAGACCGACAATTGGCGGAACATCCCTATAGCTCCCTACCCGACCATCGCTTCTGGCGCAAGGCGGTGACGCAGACGCCGCCCTTCGCGATCGACCCGATTCTCTCCACGCCGTTCAAAATCTCGCTGAAAGACAGAGTGGCGACCGGCGGGAGTTGTTTCGCGCAAGAAATAGCTCAGAAACTAAAGGCCAGCGGTTACCACTATTATCTCGCCGAGCAGCCGCCGGAGGGCATGTCCGCCGCCGAGGCGGAGCGGCGCAATTATTCGATGTATTCCTGCCGCTACGGCAATCTCTACACCACGACGGCGCTGCTCCAGCTGTTCGACCGCGCTTATGGCGCGTTGAAGCCGGAGCTCGTGCATTGGGTGCGGCAGGAGGACGGCCGCATCGTCGATCCTTTCCGCCCGAGCATAGAGCCGGACGGCTATGACACGGTCGAGGACATGCTGGCCGAGCGCGAGCGGCATTTCGCCGCCGTGCGCAAAATGTTCGAGACGCTGGACGTCTTCGTCTTCACCTTCGGCCATACCGAATCCTGGCGCTGCCGCAGCGACGGCGCGGTGCTGCAGCAGGCGCCCGGCGTCGCCGGCGGCGTGTGGGATCCTTCGCTCTACGCCTTCCACAATATGACGGTCTCGGAAGTGGTGCGCGACTTTCTCGCTTCGGTCGATCGCATCCGCTCGGTCAATCCGGCGTCGCGGATCATCCTCAGCGTCTCGCCGGTCGGCATCATCGCCACTTACGAGGATCGCCATGTGCTCGAGGCCAATTCGGCGATCAAGGCGATTCTGCGCGCCGCGGCGGACGAGGTGGTGCGCGCGCGGCCCAATATCGCTTATTTCCCGTCTTACGACGTCGCGACGGCGCCGCCCAATGTCGCGCGCTTCTATCGGGAGGATGTGCGGCGCATAAATCCCTTCGGCATCAGCCAGACGATGCGCATGTTCTTCGATCATTTCACCGAGCGCGAGACGCAGACGGCCAAGATCGAGCCGCTGAAATTCGACGTGGCGGCGGAGGCGGAGAGCACGTCTCGCATCGTCTGCGACGAAGAGGCCATCGAAACCGCGTGACCTGCGAGATCGCGTGACCTTTTGGCGTTTCCCGCCCATCGGCGGGAAACGCGATCTTCGTTTCCGGAAACTAGAGCTTATATATCCCCTGTCGCAGTTCGAACGGAGGATTCGCCCCATGGTCACGGGCTCGCTCGCTCTCGCCGTCGCCGGCGCTTTCACAGGGGCGTCTCTCTATGTCAATTTCGTCGAGCAGCCCGCGCGGCTGAAGCTCGACGACAAATCGCTCATGAAGGAATGGGAGACTTCCGATCATCGCGGCTTCGCCCTGCTCGCCGGCCTCTCGCTGCTCTCGGCCGTTCTCGGCTTTATCGACTACAAGACCTCCGACGATGCGCGCTGGCTCGCCGGCGCCGCGGTGATCGTCGCCGCCTGGCCCTTCATGTTCTACGCGGTCTCGCCGCTCGACAACCGCATTCTCGCCTTGATCTCGGCCGAGGACGGCGTCGATGCGCGCAAGTCGATCGAGCTGTGGGGCAAGGTTCAGCTCGCGCTCACGGCGCTCGGCGCGCTCGCCGTCGCGCTCTTCGTCTTCGCCAACGGCTGAGGCGTCGCGGCCGAAGATTCGACATCATGCTCGTCGATCCTCCCTCCCGACAGAAGGAGGATCGACATGACACGCTCTTTCGCCCTCGCGCCTTCGGCGCTGCTGGCCGCCGCCGCTCTGGCGTGCGGTCCTGTGGCCGGCGCCTCGTCCAATGATCCGCGCGGCGTCTGGCTGCGGCCGGAAGGCGGCGTGCGGTTCAGCTTCTATGATTGCGAGAACGGCAAGCTCTGCGCCAAGGTCGTCGCCGCGCAGAGCGCCGAGGATCGCGCTTCCATAGGCGCGGTGATTCTACGCGGCGCCACGCAGACCGGCCCCAATCATTGGGCCGGCCAGATCTTCAATGTCGAGGACGGCAAGACCTATGA
It encodes the following:
- a CDS encoding glutamate--tRNA ligase, with amino-acid sequence MTTPIVRFAPSPTGRIHIGNARPALLNYLYALSHHGRFVLRFDDTDLARSSEEFAQAIEVDLAWLGVRPDVVVRQSQRVAHYEAAAARLEAAGLLYPCYETPEELEKRRKLQQARGLPPVYDRAALKLSVEERARLAAEGRKPHWRFKLPAGVVEWRDLVRGDCAIDCATLSDPVLLREDGSFLYTLPSVVDDIELGVTHVIRGEDHVTNTAVQIRLFQALAPGHAHPVFAHHNLLVGGAGEALSKRTGSLAIASLREEGYEALAVAALAVLTGSSDSVHAVRSLGDLAHSFDLAHLSRNAARFDPADLGPLTHRTLAILEYDDVRERLEAHDIVGFKAEPFWRAVRGNLTRFADVLDWWRVVEGEIEPIREDAEFLAQAQALLPAEPWDETTWSAWTSAVKAGTGRKGKALFHPLRVALTGAETGPELSLLLPLIGHARAVARLSGA
- a CDS encoding MarR family winged helix-turn-helix transcriptional regulator, which produces MTPFDAITTPLPRRLREGLDRIAAAMRADEWGVAEEAGLTPTQLHALTFIAGRGEAGMRLRAVAEHLGVTQPTATDSIAALARKGLVTKLADPADKRAIAIRVTPAGCDVVRAIGLAMTSAERALETLTPQEQQTLLDLVIKTIRALQKAEAIPPQRLCVSCRHFRPHAHADAELPHHCALVDAAFGGRHLRLDCPEHDPAPPAESETAWSLFAHRDAQQAGA
- a CDS encoding thioredoxin family protein; this translates as MATKAIFYHAGCPVCADAETAFAKALDPQVFDVEIVHLGEDKARLGEAEAAGVKSVPAFVIDGRAYHINFGADLSALK
- a CDS encoding MOSC domain-containing protein, translated to MTPVIETLFAAPALISLGPRAAPSGIAKSAAPPPWRILRDGLDGDRQGDLRHHGGPEKALHHYPRDHYDAWATEEPALGEALAAPPAFGENISTLGVTERDICIGDIFALGSALLQVSQGRQPCWKLNVRFARPDMARRVQTSGRTGWYYRVLREGVAEPGAHLQRVERPLPEWPLSRLNELLYLRMLDRDALAQMAELAPLARNWRELAARRLARGAVEDWSTRLDGA
- a CDS encoding WcbI family polysaccharide biosynthesis putative acetyltransferase, yielding MLSQIDRQIIRSWYSHLVEPRLAPFYSKGPRLTGPRIAVIGNCQAFGLAYAMKLLDPSARVSHFSAIAKTLADIKLLAKTLATYDYVFCHEFLHGPVRGGGSAELCELLDKVIMIPAITFSAFHPDLIYLLDETRGHAPTIGPVGPYHSALAVFAFRRGLSVEEAHALFNRNVFEALGYFDVWNDAVNELVETGKRKYGMDLSGEIANWSRRGVFMYSLVHPRPFVLFDLAKKFFAHAGLPTPAPVNGDYYAIDDLGRAEIFPIYPPIGEYFGVQGSYTFKLENYHLSSEVGEFVSLPYYLAECYKVYRRSTPAQLTHPRIEAWLADPAAVGRIITLAGENLRKGLLPA
- a CDS encoding GSCFA domain-containing protein, with product MAEHPYSSLPDHRFWRKAVTQTPPFAIDPILSTPFKISLKDRVATGGSCFAQEIAQKLKASGYHYYLAEQPPEGMSAAEAERRNYSMYSCRYGNLYTTTALLQLFDRAYGALKPELVHWVRQEDGRIVDPFRPSIEPDGYDTVEDMLAERERHFAAVRKMFETLDVFVFTFGHTESWRCRSDGAVLQQAPGVAGGVWDPSLYAFHNMTVSEVVRDFLASVDRIRSVNPASRIILSVSPVGIIATYEDRHVLEANSAIKAILRAAADEVVRARPNIAYFPSYDVATAPPNVARFYREDVRRINPFGISQTMRMFFDHFTERETQTAKIEPLKFDVAAEAESTSRIVCDEEAIETA
- a CDS encoding DUF1772 domain-containing protein, yielding MVTGSLALAVAGAFTGASLYVNFVEQPARLKLDDKSLMKEWETSDHRGFALLAGLSLLSAVLGFIDYKTSDDARWLAGAAVIVAAWPFMFYAVSPLDNRILALISAEDGVDARKSIELWGKVQLALTALGALAVALFVFANG
- a CDS encoding DUF2147 domain-containing protein → MTRSFALAPSALLAAAALACGPVAGASSNDPRGVWLRPEGGVRFSFYDCENGKLCAKVVAAQSAEDRASIGAVILRGATQTGPNHWAGQIFNVEDGKTYDGFVTVDSPTRLTLKGCLWGLLCSGETWTRVSAPPAAHAMVGDDLR